The Candidatus Pantoea soli genome window below encodes:
- the mutT gene encoding 8-oxo-dGTP diphosphatase MutT, with protein MKHLQVAVGIIRNASRQIFLARRAASSYMANKWEFPGGKIEQDETAEQALKRELMEETGIEVTAATAIGQADHSYDDLRVTLHFFLVEGWQGEPYGREGQPQRWVAQRDLIADEFPPANHALIARLVADEL; from the coding sequence ATGAAACACCTGCAGGTTGCGGTGGGCATCATTCGCAATGCCAGTCGTCAGATCTTTCTTGCCCGGCGCGCGGCAAGCTCCTATATGGCTAACAAATGGGAGTTCCCGGGCGGAAAAATTGAACAGGATGAAACCGCAGAGCAGGCGCTGAAGCGTGAACTGATGGAAGAAACCGGCATTGAGGTGACGGCGGCAACAGCGATCGGCCAGGCTGACCACAGTTACGACGATTTGCGTGTGACGCTGCACTTTTTTCTGGTGGAAGGATGGCAGGGCGAACCCTATGGACGTGAAGGGCAGCCGCAGCGCTGGGTCGCGCAGCGCGATCTGATTGCGGACGAATTTCCGCCCGCCAACCATGCCTTGATCGCCCGCCTGGTGGCGGACGAACTTTAA
- the coaE gene encoding dephospho-CoA kinase (Dephospho-CoA kinase (CoaE) performs the final step in coenzyme A biosynthesis.), with amino-acid sequence MPFTVALTGGIGSGKTTIANAFAALGVDIIDADVIAREVVQPGSPALQAIARRHGESILTAEGTLYRARLREIIFRQPQEKNWLNQLLHPLINARTQQLKALATSPYVLWVVPLLVENGLQHQADRVLVVDVDEDTQLARTRQRDGVSLSQARSILAAQASRQQRLACADDIIDNSGTPEQVLPRVAELHQRYLQLAATGRD; translated from the coding sequence ATGCCTTTTACCGTTGCGCTTACCGGTGGCATTGGCAGTGGCAAAACCACCATTGCTAACGCTTTCGCCGCGCTGGGCGTGGATATTATTGACGCCGATGTGATTGCCCGCGAAGTGGTTCAACCCGGTTCACCGGCCTTACAGGCGATAGCCAGGCGTCACGGCGAATCGATACTGACCGCTGAAGGCACCCTGTATCGCGCCCGGCTGCGCGAAATCATCTTCCGCCAGCCCCAGGAAAAAAACTGGCTGAATCAGTTACTGCACCCGCTCATTAATGCCCGTACTCAGCAGCTGAAAGCGCTGGCAACGTCACCCTATGTTTTGTGGGTCGTGCCACTCCTGGTGGAAAATGGCTTACAGCATCAGGCCGATCGCGTCCTGGTGGTGGATGTTGACGAAGACACCCAGCTGGCGCGAACCCGGCAGCGCGACGGTGTCTCTCTCAGCCAGGCCAGAAGTATTCTTGCCGCCCAGGCCAGTCGTCAGCAGCGTCTTGCCTGTGCGGATGACATTATTGATAACAGCGGTACACCAGAACAGGTACTACCGCGCGTTGCTGAACTTCACCAGCGCTATTTGCAACTGGCAGCAACCGGACGGGATTAA
- a CDS encoding winged helix-turn-helix domain-containing protein, producing MELKATTFLAHDAQQHMQTLRHLVFHDIFTLDSALNTLTWWPDQKVIPLNEAQKRFFSCLLLRITSKRQIIATVWNESYPGVSDNNYHQLLFQSRALLRRYGLPEGLIVTLPYHGVRLNEEKLMALTR from the coding sequence ATGGAACTTAAAGCAACAACGTTTCTGGCGCACGACGCACAGCAACATATGCAGACCTTACGCCATCTGGTGTTTCATGACATTTTCACCCTCGACAGCGCACTCAATACCCTGACATGGTGGCCAGATCAGAAAGTCATCCCGCTTAACGAAGCACAAAAACGCTTTTTCTCCTGCCTGTTACTGCGCATTACCTCAAAACGGCAGATCATTGCTACCGTCTGGAATGAGAGTTATCCGGGCGTCAGCGATAACAATTATCATCAGTTGCTCTTTCAAAGCCGGGCGTTGCTGCGGCGTTATGGCCTGCCGGAAGGATTGATTGTGACGCTGCCTTATCATGGCGTCCGCCTGAATGAAGAGAAGCTGATGGCGCTGACGCGCTAA
- the yacG gene encoding DNA gyrase inhibitor YacG: MQEEMITVPCPNCGKDVMWDELSPWRPFCSKRCQLIDLGEWAAEEKRIPSSGDQTDSDDWSEEQP; this comes from the coding sequence ATGCAGGAAGAGATGATTACCGTTCCCTGTCCCAACTGCGGTAAAGATGTAATGTGGGATGAACTGAGCCCGTGGCGCCCCTTCTGCAGCAAGCGCTGCCAGCTGATTGATCTGGGTGAATGGGCTGCTGAAGAGAAGCGTATTCCCAGCAGCGGTGACCAGACGGACAGCGATGACTGGAGCGAAGAGCAACCGTAA
- the secM gene encoding secA translation cis-regulator SecM translates to MIGIFSRWRQLGRRYFWPHLLLGMVAASLGLPACAQSAESSATNDSPVSSLFVGNIVHFDHLIRLQESARRPGVSVDYWHQHAIRTVIRHLSFSMAPAAEPQAGQALPLAAQKLALIDSLQALLTSPAQPLALPQGHAGQQGDTPVIHTSASCQAAIHGIRAGPFVA, encoded by the coding sequence GTGATCGGGATTTTCTCGCGCTGGCGACAATTAGGCAGACGCTATTTCTGGCCTCATCTCCTGCTGGGGATGGTGGCGGCCAGTCTCGGCCTGCCTGCCTGCGCGCAAAGTGCTGAGTCGTCCGCAACCAATGATTCGCCAGTCAGCAGCCTGTTTGTCGGTAATATTGTTCATTTCGATCACCTGATCCGCCTGCAGGAAAGCGCGCGCCGGCCCGGCGTCAGTGTCGATTACTGGCATCAGCATGCTATCCGCACCGTCATTCGCCATTTGTCATTCAGCATGGCGCCTGCCGCTGAACCCCAGGCCGGACAGGCGCTGCCGCTGGCCGCACAAAAGCTGGCGCTGATTGATTCGCTGCAGGCGCTGCTGACATCCCCGGCACAGCCGCTGGCTTTGCCACAGGGCCACGCTGGCCAGCAGGGTGACACGCCTGTTATCCACACATCTGCTTCCTGCCAGGCTGCCATTCACGGCATTCGCGCCGGACCTTTCGTTGCTTAA
- the secA gene encoding preprotein translocase subunit SecA, which yields MLIKLLTKVFGSSNDRTLRRMRKVVDVINKMEPDFVKLSDDALKAKTDEFRERLKKGETLESLIPEAFATVREASKRVFGMRHFDVQLIGGMVLNERCIAEMRTGEGKTLTATLPAYLNALSGKGVHVVTVNDYLAQRDAENNRALFEFLGLTVGINLPGMPAVAKRAAYAADITYGTNNEYGFDYLRDNMAFSPEERVQRKLHYALVDEVDSILIDEARTPLIISGPAEDSSDLYIKVNKIIPHLIRQEKEDSDTFQGEGDFWVDEKARQAHMTERGLVKVEELLVSQGIMEEGESLYSPTNIMLMHHVTAALRAHALFTRDVDYIVKDGEVIIVDEHTGRTMQGRRWSDGLHQAVEAKEGVEIQNENQTLASITFQNYFRIYEKLAGMTGTADTEAFEFSSIYKLDTIVVPTNRPMVRKDMADLVYMTEKEKIDAIIEDIRTCTAKGQPVLVGTISIEKSEVVSNELTRAGIKHSVLNAKFHASEADIVAQAGQPGAVTIATNMAGRGTDIVLGGSWQAEVAALENPTEEQIQAIKEAWKQRHDAVLAAGGLHIIGTERHESRRIDNQLRGRAGRQGDAGSSRFYLSMEDALMRIFASDRVSNMMRKLGMKPGEAIEHPWVTKAIANAQRKVESRNFDIRKQLLEYDDVANDQRRAIYSQRNELLDVSDVSDTINSIREDVFKATIDTYIPPQSLEEMWDVPGLEERLRNDFDLDLPIAEWLDKEPDLHEETLRERIMTRARESYAAKEEVVGAEMMRNFEKGVMLQTLDSLWKEHLAAMDYLRQGIHLRGYAQKDPKQEYKRESFAMFAAMLESLKYEVISTLSKVQVRMPEEVEAMEQQRREEAERLAQQQQLSHVDDETAAAEALAAQGGERKVGRNDPCPCGSGKKYKQCHGRLA from the coding sequence ATGTTAATCAAATTGTTAACGAAAGTGTTTGGCAGCAGCAACGATCGTACCCTGCGCCGCATGCGCAAAGTTGTCGATGTCATCAATAAAATGGAACCGGACTTCGTCAAGCTGTCTGACGATGCGCTGAAAGCGAAAACCGATGAGTTTCGTGAGCGCCTGAAGAAAGGTGAAACGCTGGAAAGCCTGATTCCGGAAGCGTTCGCCACCGTACGTGAAGCGAGTAAGCGCGTATTTGGTATGCGTCACTTTGATGTCCAGCTGATTGGTGGCATGGTGCTGAACGAGCGCTGCATTGCCGAAATGCGTACCGGTGAAGGTAAAACCCTGACCGCCACGCTGCCTGCTTACCTGAACGCGCTGAGCGGCAAAGGTGTGCACGTGGTGACCGTCAACGACTATCTGGCACAGCGTGACGCCGAGAACAACCGTGCGCTGTTTGAGTTTCTTGGCCTGACCGTCGGCATTAACCTGCCGGGCATGCCTGCGGTGGCGAAGCGCGCGGCTTACGCAGCGGATATCACCTACGGCACCAACAACGAATACGGCTTTGACTACCTGCGCGATAACATGGCGTTCAGCCCGGAAGAGCGCGTGCAGCGTAAACTGCATTATGCGCTGGTGGATGAGGTGGACTCCATCCTGATCGACGAAGCGCGTACGCCGCTGATCATCTCCGGTCCGGCAGAAGACAGTTCGGATCTCTATATCAAAGTTAACAAAATCATCCCGCACCTGATCCGACAGGAAAAAGAGGACTCTGACACCTTCCAGGGTGAAGGTGACTTCTGGGTGGATGAAAAAGCGCGTCAGGCCCACATGACCGAGCGCGGTCTGGTGAAAGTGGAAGAGCTGCTGGTCAGCCAGGGCATCATGGAAGAGGGTGAATCCCTCTACTCGCCTACCAATATCATGCTGATGCACCATGTGACTGCCGCCCTGCGCGCGCATGCGCTCTTTACCCGCGATGTTGACTACATCGTGAAAGATGGTGAAGTGATTATCGTCGACGAACACACCGGCCGTACCATGCAGGGACGTCGCTGGTCAGACGGTCTGCATCAGGCGGTCGAAGCCAAAGAGGGTGTGGAAATCCAGAATGAGAACCAGACGCTGGCTTCCATCACCTTCCAGAACTACTTCCGTATCTACGAAAAGCTGGCCGGTATGACCGGTACGGCGGATACCGAAGCCTTTGAGTTCAGCTCCATCTATAAACTCGACACCATCGTGGTCCCGACTAACCGCCCGATGGTACGTAAAGACATGGCTGACCTGGTCTACATGACCGAGAAAGAAAAAATCGATGCCATCATCGAGGATATTCGTACCTGTACCGCCAAAGGCCAGCCGGTGCTGGTGGGAACCATCTCGATTGAAAAATCAGAAGTGGTCTCGAATGAACTGACGCGCGCCGGCATTAAACACAGCGTCCTGAACGCGAAGTTCCACGCCAGCGAGGCGGATATTGTTGCTCAGGCCGGTCAGCCGGGTGCAGTGACCATCGCGACCAACATGGCAGGTCGCGGTACTGATATCGTGCTGGGTGGTAGCTGGCAGGCTGAAGTCGCCGCGCTGGAGAACCCGACTGAAGAGCAAATTCAGGCCATTAAAGAAGCATGGAAGCAGCGCCACGATGCCGTACTGGCCGCGGGTGGCCTGCATATCATTGGCACGGAGCGGCATGAATCCCGCCGTATCGATAATCAGCTGCGCGGCCGTGCCGGTCGTCAGGGCGACGCGGGTTCTTCCCGTTTCTATCTGTCGATGGAAGATGCGCTGATGCGTATTTTTGCCTCTGACCGTGTATCCAACATGATGCGCAAACTGGGTATGAAGCCAGGTGAAGCGATTGAGCATCCATGGGTAACCAAGGCCATTGCCAATGCGCAGCGCAAAGTGGAAAGCCGTAACTTTGATATCCGTAAGCAGCTGCTGGAGTACGATGACGTTGCCAACGATCAGCGTCGCGCGATTTACAGCCAGCGCAATGAGCTGCTGGATGTTTCCGACGTCTCGGACACCATCAACAGCATCCGCGAGGATGTCTTCAAGGCCACCATCGATACCTATATTCCGCCGCAGTCGCTGGAGGAGATGTGGGACGTGCCGGGCCTGGAAGAGCGCCTGCGTAATGATTTTGATCTGGATCTGCCGATTGCTGAATGGCTGGATAAAGAGCCGGATTTGCATGAAGAGACGCTGCGCGAGCGTATTATGACTCGCGCCCGTGAAAGCTACGCGGCCAAAGAAGAAGTGGTAGGCGCGGAAATGATGCGCAACTTCGAAAAAGGCGTGATGCTGCAGACGCTGGATTCGCTGTGGAAAGAGCATCTGGCAGCCATGGATTACCTGCGTCAGGGCATTCATCTGCGCGGTTACGCGCAGAAAGATCCGAAGCAGGAGTACAAGCGTGAATCTTTTGCCATGTTTGCTGCGATGCTGGAATCCCTCAAATATGAAGTGATCAGCACCCTAAGCAAAGTGCAGGTGCGCATGCCGGAAGAAGTTGAAGCGATGGAGCAGCAGCGTCGTGAAGAAGCCGAGCGTCTGGCGCAGCAGCAGCAGCTCAGTCACGTCGACGACGAAACCGCCGCTGCCGAGGCGCTGGCCGCGCAGGGCGGTGAGCGCAAAGTCGGACGTAACGATCCGTGCCCGTGTGGGTCCGGTAAAAAATATAAACAGTGTCACGGCCGTCTGGCCTGA
- the zapD gene encoding cell division protein ZapD, with the protein MSTVVLFEHPLNEKMRTWLRVEYLLNQLHDTVPVTGSVSALGVFRIISDLLDIFERGDMRTELLKELERQQQKLRAWLDVPGVDEETVTLLRDRLKQQSAALMAAPRMGQALRDDRLIALVRQRLSIPGGCCSFDLPGLHIWLHQAQSLRDQQVNGWLASLQPLRNSLTMILDLIRQSGVFRHQTSLNGFYQDNAEGADLLRLQLTLEDALYPQISGHKSRYAIRFLPLDSERGDVPARLNFELACC; encoded by the coding sequence ATGAGTACAGTGGTTCTGTTTGAACACCCCCTGAATGAAAAGATGCGCACCTGGCTGCGTGTTGAATACCTGCTGAATCAGCTACATGACACGGTGCCGGTTACCGGATCGGTGTCCGCGCTGGGTGTCTTTCGTATCATCAGTGATTTACTGGATATTTTTGAACGCGGCGATATGCGTACCGAGCTGCTGAAAGAGCTTGAACGGCAGCAGCAGAAGCTGCGTGCCTGGCTGGATGTCCCTGGCGTGGACGAAGAAACGGTTACGCTGCTGCGCGATCGCCTGAAACAGCAATCCGCAGCGCTGATGGCCGCGCCGCGTATGGGCCAGGCACTGCGGGACGATCGCCTGATTGCGCTGGTGCGTCAGCGCCTGAGTATTCCGGGCGGCTGCTGCAGCTTTGACCTGCCCGGCCTGCATATCTGGCTGCATCAGGCACAATCCCTGCGTGACCAGCAGGTAAATGGCTGGCTGGCTTCGCTGCAGCCGCTGCGCAACAGCCTGACGATGATCCTTGATCTGATTCGTCAGTCCGGCGTATTTCGTCATCAAACCAGCCTGAACGGTTTTTACCAGGATAATGCCGAGGGCGCAGACCTGCTGCGGCTGCAGCTGACGCTGGAAGATGCGCTCTATCCGCAGATATCGGGGCACAAAAGCCGCTATGCGATTCGGTTTCTGCCACTTGATAGTGAGCGGGGAGATGTCCCCGCCCGACTCAATTTTGAACTGGCCTGTTGTTAG
- the ftsZ gene encoding cell division protein FtsZ: MFEPMELTNDAVIKVIGVGGGGGNAVEHMVRERIEGVEFFAVNTDAQALRKTAVGQTIQIGTNITKGLGAGANPEVGRTSAEEDREALRSALDGADMVFIAAGMGGGTGTGAAPVVAEVAKDLGILTVAVVTKPFNFEGKKRMAFAEQGIAELSKHVDSLITIPNDKLLKVLGRGISLLDAFGAANDVLKGAVQGIAELITRPGLMNVDFADVRTVMSEMGYAMMGSGVACGEDRAEEAAEMAISSPLLEDIDLSGARGVLVNITAGFDLRLDEFETVGNTIRAFASDNATVVIGTSLDPEMNDELRVTVVATGIGMDKRPEITLVTNKPATQPVMDHRYQQHGMAPLPQEQKPAAKVVNDQPAASGKEPDYLDIPAFLRKQAD; encoded by the coding sequence ATGTTTGAACCTATGGAATTAACCAATGACGCGGTGATTAAAGTCATCGGCGTCGGCGGTGGCGGTGGCAACGCCGTGGAGCACATGGTACGCGAGCGTATCGAAGGTGTGGAATTCTTCGCTGTGAATACTGACGCGCAGGCGTTACGTAAAACAGCGGTCGGCCAGACAATTCAGATCGGGACCAACATCACCAAAGGTCTCGGCGCGGGTGCGAACCCGGAAGTTGGCCGTACCTCAGCGGAAGAAGATCGCGAAGCACTGCGTTCTGCGCTGGACGGGGCAGACATGGTGTTTATCGCAGCCGGCATGGGTGGCGGTACCGGAACCGGTGCGGCACCGGTGGTCGCTGAAGTAGCGAAAGATCTGGGCATCCTGACGGTTGCTGTGGTGACCAAGCCCTTCAACTTTGAAGGCAAAAAGCGCATGGCGTTCGCAGAGCAGGGTATCGCCGAGCTGTCCAAGCACGTTGACTCGCTGATCACGATTCCTAACGACAAGCTGCTGAAAGTGCTGGGCCGCGGTATCTCGCTGCTGGATGCTTTTGGCGCGGCGAACGACGTACTGAAAGGCGCGGTGCAGGGTATCGCCGAGCTGATTACGCGTCCGGGCCTGATGAACGTTGACTTTGCGGACGTGCGTACCGTGATGTCAGAAATGGGCTACGCGATGATGGGCTCCGGCGTGGCATGTGGTGAAGACCGCGCGGAAGAAGCGGCAGAAATGGCGATCTCCAGCCCGCTGCTGGAAGATATCGACCTCTCTGGCGCACGCGGCGTGCTGGTTAACATCACGGCGGGCTTTGACCTGCGTCTGGATGAGTTCGAAACCGTGGGTAACACCATTCGTGCCTTTGCTTCTGACAATGCGACCGTGGTTATCGGTACGTCGCTGGATCCGGAAATGAACGACGAACTGCGCGTGACCGTGGTCGCTACCGGTATCGGCATGGACAAGCGTCCGGAAATTACCCTGGTGACCAACAAGCCGGCCACCCAGCCAGTAATGGATCACCGTTATCAGCAGCACGGTATGGCCCCGCTGCCGCAGGAGCAAAAGCCAGCGGCGAAAGTGGTGAACGACCAGCCAGCCGCCTCCGGTAAAGAGCCAGATTATCTGGATATTCCAGCCTTCCTGCGTAAACAGGCTGACTAA
- the lpxC gene encoding UDP-3-O-acyl-N-acetylglucosamine deacetylase, translated as MIKQRTLKRIVQATGVGLHTGKKVTLTLRPASANTGVIYRRTDLNPPVDFPADAKYVRDTMLSTCLVNDEGVRISTVEHLNAALAGLGIDNIIVEVDAPEIPIMDGSAAPFVYLLMDAGVEELNSAKKFVRVKQAVRVEDGDKWAEIKPYNGFSLDFTIDFKHPAIDSSSQRYQLNFSAESFVRQISRARTFGFMREIEYLQSKGLCLGGSLDCAIGLDDFRVLNEDGLRFEDEFVRHKMLDAIGDLFMCGHNVIGAFSAFKSGHALNNKLLQAVLAKQEAWEWATFEDEAELPLAFKAPNLVLA; from the coding sequence ATGATCAAACAAAGGACATTAAAACGTATCGTTCAGGCGACTGGCGTCGGTTTGCATACCGGCAAAAAAGTCACACTGACGTTACGCCCTGCGTCGGCTAACACCGGGGTCATCTATCGTCGCACTGACTTGAATCCACCGGTTGATTTCCCGGCTGATGCAAAATACGTGCGCGACACCATGCTGAGTACCTGCCTGGTGAATGATGAAGGCGTGCGTATTTCTACGGTTGAACACCTGAACGCAGCATTGGCGGGACTGGGCATCGACAACATCATCGTTGAAGTGGATGCGCCTGAAATCCCTATCATGGATGGCAGTGCCGCGCCTTTCGTCTACCTGCTGATGGATGCAGGCGTCGAAGAGCTGAACAGCGCGAAGAAATTCGTGCGCGTGAAGCAGGCGGTACGGGTCGAAGACGGTGACAAGTGGGCCGAGATCAAGCCGTATAACGGTTTCTCACTCGACTTCACCATCGACTTCAAACATCCGGCAATTGACTCAAGTTCGCAGCGTTACCAGCTCAACTTCTCGGCTGAATCCTTTGTACGTCAGATCAGCCGTGCGCGCACTTTTGGCTTTATGCGTGAAATCGAATATCTGCAGTCTAAAGGCCTGTGCCTGGGCGGTAGTTTAGATTGTGCGATTGGCCTTGATGATTTCCGCGTACTTAACGAAGACGGTCTGCGCTTTGAGGACGAGTTCGTTCGTCACAAAATGCTGGACGCGATCGGTGACCTGTTTATGTGTGGCCACAACGTGATTGGCGCTTTCTCTGCGTTTAAATCCGGTCATGCGCTGAACAACAAGTTGCTGCAAGCCGTGCTGGCGAAACAGGAAGCCTGGGAATGGGCAACCTTCGAAGACGAAGCTGAACTGCCACTGGCCTTCAAAGCACCAAATTTAGTGCTGGCTTAA